TCATGGGCTTTCCCAAAGAGGCGGTTCTGTGGCAGTGCAGGTTAGAATTGGAAAAAGTATTTTTTCTCCCTTAATTACCCGAGGAGAGGCGGATTTGGTTTTGGCAATGGAAAGAAGCGAGGCCTTAAAAAGTTGCTGTTTTTCCTCCAGAAAAAGGACAATATTTTTGATTAATGATTTTGAAATTTATTCTCCTTCTTTTGGAAATCAAAAACTTCCTGCGTTAGAAAAGATTATTTCTGAAATCAAGCCATTTGCTAAAGAAATTTACAGTATTAAGGCCTCGGACATTGTGCAAGAACATCTGGGATTAAGTATCTTGGCAGGGGTCTTTATATTATCCGGAGCAGCACACAAAGGATTAATTCCCCTAAGCCCTGCCAACATCTTGAAAGCAATTAAAGAAAATGTGCCGACAAGGATGGAATTGAACGAGAAGGCATTTTATCTCGCCAAGAATAATTTTAAGATTTAAAAAAGATATGGAAGCAGTAATTATGGCAGCAGGTAGAGGGGAAAGGACGCAACCACTTTCTTCTGCGAAACAAAAACACTTATTGAAAGTTTTAGGTAAGAGCATTTTAGAGCATAATTTAGAACAATTAAACGGATTAGTAGACACCGTTATTTTGGTTATCAGGCCGGATGAGAGATGTAAAGAAATTAAAAAAATAATCGGGAGAAAACATAAAGGCCTCAAAATAAAATACGCGTTGGAGCAAGAGCCATTGGGCACAGCTGATGCTGCGAAAACCGCCTTGCCTTTTATCGGGGAAAGGTTTTTGCTTTTAAACGGAGATGATTTATATAGTCATAATGATATTAAAAAGGTCTTGGAGAAATTTCCGTGCATTTTAGTTAAAGAAGTTAGCCAGCCAAAATTTTTCGGAATTGTGGGTATTTCTAATGGGATAGTAAAATCATTTATAGAAAAGCCGGAAAACTCGGCCTCTAATTTGGCTAACACAGGCCTGTATTATCTGCCAAAAGACATATTTAAATTTTCAATTGAAAAATCAAAAAGAGGAGAATATGAATTTACCGATTACATTAAGAAATTTATTATCAAAGAAAAACTCAATATTCAGGAGGCAGAGCAATGGATTCCAATTTCATTTTGTTGGCATCTTATTGAGGCCTGCGAGGCGTTGTTAAAAAAAATAGAAGGGACCAATCAAGGGAAAATAGATAAGAATTGCGTGGTTTCCGGGAATTTATTGATAGGCAAAGGAACGGTTGTTAAAAAAGGAACGCGTATAGAAGGTCCTGTTTATATCGGCAGGAATTGTTTGATTGAGCAGAATTGCTTTATCAAAAAATTTAGTAGCATCGGAGACAGGGTTAGAATAAGGGATGGGGCGACCATAGACAATTCTATAATAGGCGACAAAACAGAAATAGGCCCGAAGTGTTTTATCGCTGATTCTATAATCGGAGATGGTTCTAAATTAGGGGCAACTACAACCACATTGAATTTTAATGAGGACGGCCAAACAATAAAAACATCAGCCAAGGGAAAAATTATTGATACCAAAAGAGCGAAATTAGGAGCAGTTATAGGAGATAGGGTAATTACAGGAGCTGGAGTCATTATTTCCCCGGGCAAAAAAATCTGGCCCAACAAGTCATTGGTTGATAATCAGAGAGTTGTTGAAGATATTCAATAAAATCGTTTATGAAGAAAGCCAAAGCATTGGTCTTATTGTCAGGTGGATTGGATTCTATTCTGACAGCCAAATTATTATTGGAACAAAAGATAGAAGTAGAGGCCCTGGTTTTCAAGAGCTGTTTTTTTGATTCCAAACAAGCAGAGATAACAGCTAAAAAACTCGGCATCAAATTAAGGATTATAGATTTTTCAAAAAAACATTTTGAAATGGTTAAAAATCCGAAATATGGCTATGGCAAAAATATGAATCCCTGCATTGATTGCCACGCCCTGATGCTTAAATACGCCAAAGAAATAATGACAAAAGAAGCGTTTGATTTTGTTGCAACCGGCGAGGTTTTGGGGGAAAGGCCAATGTCGCAAAACAAGCAAGCCCTGCAGTTGATAGAAAAACAGAGCGGGCTTAAGGGATATCTTTTAAGGCCATTATCAGCCAAATTGCTTGAACCGACAATAGCAGAGCAAAAAGGTATTATTGATAGGGATAATTTTTTGGCAATTAAGGGGCGTTCACGGAAAGAGCAATTGGCTTTGGCAAAAAAATGGAAAATTGATTGGTTTCCTGCGCCAAGCGGAGGATGTCTTTTGACTGACTCTTGTTTTTCAGAAAAATTAAAGGACTTGATAAAAAATAATAATAATCCAGATGTGAGTGATATTAATTTGCTTAAAATCGGCAGACATTTTTGGGATGACAAAGTTAAAATAATTATAGGCAGAAACCATCAGGAGAACTTAGAATTGAAAGAAGCAGGCAAAAAAAATGATATTTTGTTGGAAATGAAAGAACCAGCAGGCCCGACTGCTTTGATAAGGGGGTCAAAAGAGATGGTTGGCGAAAAATTAATTGAAAAAGCGAAAGAATTGATAATTTTATACGCGCCAAAAGCAAAAAACAAGAAAAAAATATTTTTTGATGTATTTTTGCCCGGCTCCTGATTTTGGTTTAATTTTTCTATCTGCTATAATGTAAAAATATTCGTTTAGAAGAAGAAATGCTAAATATAGTTTTTATAAAAGATTATTTAAATCAGGCGTTAAGCAACCGACCAGAATCATTGAGTATGGCCTTCTGGGGCAACACGCTTTTTGACTATTTAATAGCGCTATTCGTTTTTATAGTGGTTGTTCTGATTTTAAGGATTTTTAAAGAGGTTATAATCGTGGAATTGAGGAGATTGGCAAAGCGTACGAAAACAAAATTTGATGATGTGATAATCAGGATGATTGATTCTGTTGGTTGGCCCCTTTATGTCCTTCTTTCTTTTTATTTATCCTTCCTATTTTTACACATTCCAGCGGTTGTGGAAAAATATTTCCCAACAGTCATTTTCGTTTTTATGGTCTTTTATATTATAAAGGCCATTCAGATTTTGATTGACTTCAGCACTGAAAGGGCGATGGTTCAAGACGCAAAGGACGGAAAAATAGACCGCCCAGGTATGCGGTTCGTTGGTAAAATAATAAAGATTATAGTATGGGCGTTCGGACTTATTATTATTTTGCGGTCTTTTGGATATAATATCACTGCTTTGGCAGCCAGCTTGGGAATTGGAGGAATTGCAATTGCTTTCGCTCTGCAAAATGTTCTGGCAGACATATTCGCCTCATTTTCCATTGATATTGACCGGCCGTTTAAATTGGGGGATTTCATTTCTATCGGCGAAGAAATGGGCAAAGTAAAGAGTATCGGAATAAAATCCACTCGTTTGCAAAGCTTGCAGGGAGAGGAGTTGGTTATATCTAATAAGGAGCTCACAAATTCCCGCATTCATAATTTTGGTCAAATGGAAAAAAGAAGAGCTGTTTTTATATTAAGTATTGCCCACGACACTCCGTTTAAAAAAATAGAAAAGATTCCAGCAATGATTAAGAATATTTTGAAAAAAATTAAAGGAGTTGAAATAGACAGAGTTTATTTTAAAGAGCTTGGTCCGTATAATTTAGGATTTGAGGTTGCTTACTTTTTCAATTCAGCTGATTTTGATGATTTTGTAGAGGCAAGAGAGGCGATTAATTTTGGGATTAAAAAAGCGCTTGATAAAGAAAAGATTTCTATGGTTAATCAAGCGCCAAGAATCATTCCGAAGAAATAAATTTATTATAAAAAAGAAATGAGGCCGGGTCTTGCGACTCGGCCTCTTGTCTTCGTTCATCGTAGAGAAAGCGCCTCTTGGAGCGTTTCGCCCGTTCGTGTTGGGTGGCAGAATAAGCAGCCCAATGATTCAAAGCAGGAGCGCTCATATATGAACGGAGAGATGGCGATGACTGTAGTTTGACTTTTCTTTTTAGTTTCTTCGATAAGGCAGTGCGCATTTGAGCCAAATAGCCCATCAGACAATCGAGCATCTATCAATATGATGTCCGGATGTCTACTGCGTATCTGTCTTGCCCCATCCTTACATGTCTCGCTCACGGCGATTTCGTATTCGCCGACTACTTTTGCTTCTACTTGTTGGCGCACATCTATAGGTACGCCTATTAGCAGAATCGTCTTCATTTGTTCCCCCTCTTTGATTTTTGAAGATGATATGCTGCGCATATGAAAGTGAAAGCTGTTTAAACATTACCATATTATGAATATAAAGTCAAATTTTGAATTGTGTTTTTAAGACAAATATACTAATCTATAATAATGGTTAAAATTATTGCTTTATCCAATCTTAAAGGCGGAACAGGCAAGACAAATGTAGCTGTGAATCTTTCTATGTTTCTTTCCGCTCTTGGGAAGAGAGTTTTGCTCGTTGATTTAACTCCGCAAGGAGACGCCACTTTTTCTTTAGGAATCAAAAGCAGCCCAAATTATGTGGGCGATGTTTTGTTGCAAAAAATTAGGCCAAAATTAGCAGTCAAAAGTACCCCTTATTTCGCATTTGACATTATGCCTTCTTTCCCGGAATTAATCTCTGTAATTGGGAGAATCAGGGAATCGCACAAGCCAGAGGCACGGATTAAAGAGGCAATTGAAAAAATGGAAGAGGACTATGACTTTGTTATTATAGATACTTGTCCTGATTTTAATATTCTTACTCTAAACGCTCTTTATGCAGCTGATGAAATTATGATTCCCATTCAATCAGAATATCTTGCTTTAAGGAGCGCTAATCAATTGGTTTCTATGATTCGTTCTTTCAGACCATTAAAAGAAAAAGAGATTAGCGCGGTTTTGACAATGTATGGCTGGAGAAGCAAAATTTCAAGAAGCATTTCCAAGGCGATTAAAAATGAGTTTTCAGGATATATTCACAATACTATTATTCCTCGGGCTGCTATTTTATCCCAAGTAACAGAATCTAAAGAGCCGATTTTAAAAACCGCTCCCAATTCCCGCGCCTCCCGCGCCTTCAAACAATTAGCCGAAGAAGTAATCTCCCGCAACAAATAACAAGCAATCAATAATCAATAATCAGTAATGATGTCGCTAACTAAAAACCTTGTTTTTTTAAAATTATTACTCTATAATATCAAAGATATAATGAAAACATTATGAAAACATTATGAAAACAAAAACACTCCAACTTTATAAGAAACTGCTTCCTCAGAAAATAGCTGTTTTAGTTCACAAAGAGGGAAATGGTTTTTGGGCCGAAATCAAGGGTAGAGGATTAGAAAACTGCCATACACAAGCAGAGAATTTTAACGAGTTGATAAAAATGGTTAATGATGCCATTTTTGATTATCTGGAAATCCCTCTCAAGGTCAGAAAGGACTTAGGTTTTTATCTTCCGTGCTCGATTATTAATGCCCTAAAAGAAAAGGCCATAAAGAGAAGGGGCCAGCTAATTTTAAAATACATTAATGACCAGACAAAAGTAAAAAGAGAAGTTGCCTTTACTTTGGCTTAAACATGGCGAAAGGAACTAAGCCAAAATTCACAAACTGTCGCCCCAAACAAGTTTTAGCTGCCTTGAATAAAATCGGGGATTTTTCTTTTTGGCAAGGCGCGAGTCATCTTATAATCAAGCATAAAAAAACGGGCAAAAAGTTCTCAATTCCACGGAGCGGAGTAATCAGTAGGGGGTTGATGAACACCTTTGTTAAAAAATATTTGGTGGGTCAATTAGGATTTACAGAAAAAGAAATTTATAAATACCTGAATTGTTGATTGATAACAAAAAAATAACCCGAGAGGGGTATTTTTTTGTTTGTGCCGGAGGTGGGGGTCGAACCCACATGGGAGTAATCCCACAGAATTTTGAATTCTGCGCGTAAGCCAATTCCGCCACTCCGGCTCGTTTTCCGTTATTTTACAGTATTTTTGCTCATTTTTCAATCTTTTTAGAGGTTTTTTCGCACTCTTTATTTGAGCATTTTGTTTGCTTTCTTTTTGTTATTATCATCAACGCCCCGCATTTTTCGCATTTTTTTCCAGTAGGTTTGTCCCATAAAGCAAAATCGCATTTCGGGAATTTATTGCATCCGTAAAATATTTTTCCTTTCTTGGTTCGTTTTTCAGTAACTTCTCCTATCTTACATTTAGGACATTGGATTCCTAATTTATTATCTTTTAATGATTCTGTGTATCGGCATTTCGGGAAATTAGTGCACGCGTAAAACTTGCCGAACCTCCCTAACTTTATAATCAATTCTGCTCCGCATTCTGGGCAGATTTTATCAGTTTTTTCTTCTGCAATTTCCTGCTTGGAAAGTTCTTTTTCCTTTTGAGCAAGGGTTTCTGCAAATGGCTTATAAAAATCACCCACTACATTTTGCCAAATTTCCTTTCCTTCAGCGATTTCATCTAAGTTTGCCTCCATTTTGGCAGTAAAATCAATGTCAACGATTTTTGGAAAATGCTCTACCAATAAATCATTTACCACTAAGCCGATTTCTGATGGCTGGAATCTTTTCTGGTCGTTCTTGAAGACATAATTTCGCCTTTGAATCGTTGAAATAATCGGAGCATAAGTGGATGGCCTGCCGATTCCGTATTGCTCTAATGCTTTAATCAAAGACGGCTCATTATAGCGGGCAGGAGGTTGGGTAAAATGTTGTGAAGGCGTTAATTTTATTAAATCTAAAATTTCTTTTTCTTTAATTTCTGGAATCTCGTTTTCTCCAAATTGCAATGGATAAACTTTTAAAAATCCTTCAAATTTTAATATTTGTCCTCTTGCCTGAAAAATATATTTGCGGGATTCTGGATTTTTTGCTTCAATCTTTACATCTGTAGAATCAAGAATCGCTTCGCTCATTTGGCTTGCCACAAATCTTGACCAGATTAATTCGTAAAGTTTTGCTTGAGCTCCTTCTAAATTAAGTTTTTTGGGGTCATTTTGAGGATTGGAGGGTCTAATTGCTTCGTGCGCTTCTTGCGCTCCCTTACTTTTTGTTTTATATCTCCGCGAAAAACCAGGCCAATATTTTTCTCCGAAATTTTCAATAATATATTTTTTTGCTGCGAAAGTGGATTCAGTGGAAAGATTCAAAGAATCTGTTCTATGATATGTGATAAGGCCTCTTTCGTAAAGGTTTTGCGCCAAAGACATTGTTTTATATGAACTTAACCGCAATCGCTGTCCAGCAGTTTGTTGTAATGTGCTAGTTGTGAAAGGTGGAAAGGGATTTCTCTTTATTGATTTTTTGTCAATGCTTTTTATTTCAAAAACCGCATTTTTTAAATCATCAACTATTTCTTCCGCTTCTTTTTGCGCCTTAATGCCCAATTTTGGAATTTTTTTACCACCTTTTTCTATCAAAGAGGCTAAAATCTGATTTTTTTCTGCGTTTGGATTTTGAGTTTTGGATTTGTTTTGAGTTTTGGATTTTGAAATTTGGATTTTGCCAAGCAGGGCTTCAATGCTCCAATATTCTTCTGCTTTGAATTTTTCAATTTCCCTTTCTCGTTCCGCAATGAGCCGTACTGCTGCTGATTGGACCCTGCCAGCTGAAAGACCGCGAGCGACCTTTTTCCATAAAAAGGGAGATAGCTTGTATCCCACGATTCTGTCCAACACTCTTCGCGCTGTCTGGGAATCTACTAAGCTTGTGTAAAGTTGGCGCGGATTTTTTAACGCCTCTTTAATTGCTTTTTCAGTTATTTCATGGAAAACAATTCTCTGATAATCTTTTAATTTCAAAATTTCTTTAAGATGGTAAGCGATTGCTTCTCCTTCTCGGTCCTCATCAGTGGCCAAGATGACTTGAGAAGAATTGCTAACCAATTTTTTCAAAGAATTAACTGTTTTTCTTGATTTTGTGGGAATAACATATTGGGGAGCAAAATTATTTTCAATATCTATGCCTAATTTTGATTTAGGCAAATCCCTGATATGACCAAAACTGGCAGCGAGCTCGTACTCTTTGCCTAAAAAGTTGCCGAGAGTTTTTCCCTTAGTGGGGCTTTCCACAATAATTAATTTTGCCATTTGTTTTTTATAATAAATGTATTGTTTCCAAGATTTCTTATTATTCCTGTCATTTCTAGATTGATTAGAAGCGAATTTATTTTTGTTGAAGACAATTTAGTCAATTCAATTATCTTATTGATATGCAGGGCCTGATTTTTTAAGATATCTAATATCAATTTTTCTTCTGGCGAGATATTTGTAATCCTCTGCCTTATTATTTTTGGACTTATTCCGAACTCTTTGAAAATATCTTCTGCTTTTTCAATTAATTTCGCCCCATTTTTGATAATGCGATTACATCCTTTAGAGTTTGGTGCATAAATAGAGCCGGGCAAAGCAAAAACTATTTTTTTCTGTTGGAATGCGTGTCGGACAGTAATCAATGCCCCTGATTTTTCTTTTGCTTCAATAACCAATACAGCTTGGCTGATTCCTGAAATTATCCTGTTTCTCTCAGGGAAATTGCTTTTATGTCCCGGCGTGTTCGGCGGATATTCGGAAATAATTGCTCCGTTGTTTTCAATAATTTTTTTAGATAAACCGAGATTTTCTTGAGGGTAAATGCTTTTGTCGTCAATTCCAGTCCCCAATACTGCGATTGTTTTGGAATTATAGTCCAATGCTGTCTGGTGGGCAATAGTGTCAATGCCTTTTGCCATCCCGCTTATAATTGCGAATCCAGCTTGGGCTAATTTAGAAACAATTTCTATTGTTGCTTGTTTGCCATAATCAGAACATCGCCTTGTTCCAACTACTGCGATTATATGGGCGCTGTTAAAATCCAGATTTCCTTTATAATACAAGACCCTTGGCGGGTCAATTATTTCTTTCAGTGATTGTGGATAAAGAGGATTGTTTATGTCTATTGTATTGATGTCTTCCATTGAAAGAGGGTGTAATTTTACAGGGCGGAGAATAAAGACAAAATTGATTCTTGTTTTATGTCTTTCAATTGTCCCAATTCTTGCTTTGTGAATTTTTGCAAAACAAATTTTTTTGTATCTATTTTGCCCTTTTTTTTATTCAAAATTCCTATTTTAAATTGTTTGAAATCTTTGGTTCCCAAACAAGAAATTATTGACTCAATTCCTTTGTGTCCGCCAGAGCCAGAGTCATTTTTGATTCTTATTTTCCCGAATTCCAAATCAATGTCATCATGCACAACCCAAAGTTCGCTGATTGGTATTTTGTAAAAAGCGGTTAGCAGTTTTAATGACTCGCCGGAATTATTCATAAATGTCTGGGGTTTTGCCAAAATCAATTTTTTGTCTCCATGTTCCCCGACACAAATTTTTGCTTTTAACCGCTTTTTATTTTCCCAAACAGAAAAATCACCATTTTTTCTTATTTGGTCCAGGATTTCAAATCCAATATTATGACGGGTGTTTTTAAATTTTAGGCCCGGGTTTCCAAGCCCGATTATTAAAATCATTCTTTCATTATATACTCATTTCAAAAAAACAAGCAATTTAATTGTTAGGGTCCGCCCCCAACATTGTTGACCTTTGGCTAGTTTAGGCGTATAGTAAAAATACTATTCAGAAATCTCCTGTAGGAGGCAGGAGTACACAGCTCATTCAAGCACAACGAGAAATCCGCTTAAAGGTGAAGGGGGTATTGCATGGCACAGAAGGATTCGGAAGAATTAGTTTCAACAAGTGGCGATAACAGCGATATTGCGCCAGAGGAATTGGCATGGATACATGAATCACAAAGAATGGATACTCTTCGCGCATGCGTGTTGCGTGGCGAGATGCATATTTGTGAGGGGCCCCACCTTCGCATATCAAGTAGTCAAACCTCGGTAATCAAGCATAGGGTTAAGGAGTTTTTCTAACCATCGCAACCTTATGCTTCTTGATGCGGGGACTGCCATCCAGCCAGCCCCCGCTCTTCTTTTGTTGTCAAAACATTGCTTTTGGTCTACAATTATTAAATCATCACTAAATTGTAATTCGGATTATGAAAAAAATCATCTTTTTTATTTGGGAGATAGTCAAGATAAGCATTGTGGCCTTGATAATAGTTGTGCCTATCAGGGCATTTGTTTTTCAACCGTTTTTTGTAAGCGGCGCCAGCATGGAGCCAAATTTTCATGATTATGATTATCTTATAGTTGATGAAATTTCTTATCGTTTGGGCAGTCCTGGTCGGGGCGATGTGATAGTTTTCTATAATCCGAATGACACGAGCAAGCGACTAATAAAAAGAGTAATTGGTTTATCAGGAGAGACGATAAAAATTGTTGACAACCAGATTTTTATAAAAAATGATGATGAAGAGTTTTATATCTTGGACGAATCAGAATATTTGTCTACTGATAGCAAAACCGCGGGCCATATTGAGACAATGCTTGGAGATAATCAGTATTTTGTTTTAGGAGATAATCGCAATGTTTCTTTGGACTCAAGGTCATTTGGTCCAGTTAACAGGGACTTAATTATCGGAAGAAGCGCTTTTCGGTTATGGCCATTAAGTGTTTTTATGGACAAATAATAACATGACAGGCAAACAAGTGAGTAATAAAATTCAGGCGCCTCAAGGGATGTTTGATATCACCCCAGAGAATCAGCCGTTTTACAAGAAGGTCTACGGAGTTGGAGAAAAAATTTCTTCATTTTATGGGTTTAAAGAAATTACTCCACCGATTTTAGAATCAACCGAGCTGTTTGAAAGAGGGACAGGAGAAGCCACAGAAATAGTGGAGAAACAGATGTATTCGCTCAAGACCAAGGGCGGAGATTCTTTAACTCTAAGGCCAGAGTTTACTCCATCTATGGCAAGAGCATATGTTGAACATGGGATGATAAGCTTGCCACAGCCAGTCAAAATGTTTTCTTTTGGTCCGGTCTTTAGACACGAAAAACCGCAAGCAGGCAGGTATCGCCAGTTTCACCAATTCAACATAGAGGCCTTCGGTTCCAAACGCCCGATAATGGATGTGGAGATTATCTATGTCTTTTATAACATCCTTCAAGCCCTTGGGATTAAAAAATTAATTATTGAGCTGAACAGCATTGGAGACAAGGAATGTATAGGCGAATACAAGAAACTTTTAGTAAGATATTTAAAGAAAAACGAACATTCTTTATGCGCAGATTGCAAAAGGCGGCTCAAGATGAACCCTTTAAGGATAATGGATTGCAAACAGGAAAGGTGTAAACATATAGTTCTCGGCGCTCCTCAAATTATTGACCATCTTTGTAAAGAATGCCATAATCATTTCAAAAAGGTTTTGGAATTTTTAGATGAGTTGGGTTTGCCATACAGCTTAAACCCTTGTTTAGTGAGGGGATTGGATTATTACACGAGAACCGTGTTTGAAATTATCGCGGAGGATGAACTTGGCAGACAACTTGGAAGTTTAGTCGGCGGTGGCAGATACGATAATCTTGTCAAGCTTTTTTCAAGAAAAAATATTCCTGCTTGCGGAGCTGCTGCTGGGGTTGAGAGGATTATTACTATAATGAAGGAGCGTAATTTAGGTCCAGCTGAAATTCCGGGACCGCAAGTATTTTTAGCCCAGCTTGGAGATATTGCCAAAATTAGGTCGTTGAAACTTATGGAGGACCTTCGGAAAGCAGGCATATCAGTAGCAGAGTTATTTGACAGAGAATCTTTGTCTGCCCAGCTTAGGGGCGCTGATAAATCAAAAGCATTATATTCTTTGATTATCGGCGAAGAAGAAGCGAGCAGAGATATGATTATCATTAGGGATATGGCTGATGGCAGACAGACATCGGTTAAAATAGATAAGGTCGTCGGGGAATTGAAGAAAAAATTAAAACAGTAATAAATTAATTATATGTCAGGGCTTTTTGTTGAAAAAGAAGAAAGAGAAAACAGCCGGCAATTGGTGAGTCGGTTTATAAGGGGTCTCCGCAGGAGCGGTTTGGTTTATAGGGCGAAAGCATCTAGATACATCATCCGCCCAATGAGCCAAGGGCTGAAGAAAAAGGTTGCTCTAAGGAAAATAGCGACAAAAGAGCGATACCAAAAAATGGAAAAAATGGGCAAGCTTTAAATTTTATGGATTTAAGAGAAAAAGTTCAAAAAGACCTACAGGAATCTCTCAAGAACAATCAAGAGAGAAAGCTTTCTGTTTTACGCCTTCTTTTAGATGGTATAATCAAAAAAGAGAAAGAAAAAAGGGTAATAATAAAAGATGCCAAGGACGAAGCAGAAATCATTGAAAAAAGTCGGCTCACAGACCAAGAGATTCTTCAGATAATTTCCTTTTTTATTAAAAAATCCAAAGAAGCAGTAGGGCAATTTGAAACAGGCAAGAGACAAGATTTGGCTGATAAAGAAAAAGAAGAGATAGAAATCTTGAATCAATATTTGCCAGAGCAGATGCCAGAAGAGGAAATTAGAAAATTGGTAGAAGAAGCGATAAAAGAAACTAAAGCAGAGTCAATAAAGGATATGGGCAAAATAATGAGCATTTTGATGCTAAAAATTCAAGGCAAGGCAGACGGGGGAATTGTGAGCGCAATTGTAAAAGAGTTATTGGCTAAATAGTCCTATTATATGATTGAAATCAATAACCTTACCAAATTTTCCATAAACAAAAGGTTATTAATGGAAATAGGAGAAAAGATTTTAAAAACAGAGAGACCAGGCGAAGAATTGGATCTGTCCGTGGTTTTCGCAAATAAGGCAAAAATTACAGAATTGAACTTCATTTATCGAG
This sequence is a window from Patescibacteria group bacterium. Protein-coding genes within it:
- a CDS encoding tRNA 4-thiouridine(8) synthase ThiI → MKKAKALVLLSGGLDSILTAKLLLEQKIEVEALVFKSCFFDSKQAEITAKKLGIKLRIIDFSKKHFEMVKNPKYGYGKNMNPCIDCHALMLKYAKEIMTKEAFDFVATGEVLGERPMSQNKQALQLIEKQSGLKGYLLRPLSAKLLEPTIAEQKGIIDRDNFLAIKGRSRKEQLALAKKWKIDWFPAPSGGCLLTDSCFSEKLKDLIKNNNNPDVSDINLLKIGRHFWDDKVKIIIGRNHQENLELKEAGKKNDILLEMKEPAGPTALIRGSKEMVGEKLIEKAKELIILYAPKAKNKKKIFFDVFLPGS
- a CDS encoding ParA family protein — protein: MVKIIALSNLKGGTGKTNVAVNLSMFLSALGKRVLLVDLTPQGDATFSLGIKSSPNYVGDVLLQKIRPKLAVKSTPYFAFDIMPSFPELISVIGRIRESHKPEARIKEAIEKMEEDYDFVIIDTCPDFNILTLNALYAADEIMIPIQSEYLALRSANQLVSMIRSFRPLKEKEISAVLTMYGWRSKISRSISKAIKNEFSGYIHNTIIPRAAILSQVTESKEPILKTAPNSRASRAFKQLAEEVISRNK
- the dprA gene encoding DNA-processing protein DprA — its product is MEDINTIDINNPLYPQSLKEIIDPPRVLYYKGNLDFNSAHIIAVVGTRRCSDYGKQATIEIVSKLAQAGFAIISGMAKGIDTIAHQTALDYNSKTIAVLGTGIDDKSIYPQENLGLSKKIIENNGAIISEYPPNTPGHKSNFPERNRIISGISQAVLVIEAKEKSGALITVRHAFQQKKIVFALPGSIYAPNSKGCNRIIKNGAKLIEKAEDIFKEFGISPKIIRQRITNISPEEKLILDILKNQALHINKIIELTKLSSTKINSLLINLEMTGIIRNLGNNTFIIKNKWQN
- a CDS encoding mechanosensitive ion channel family protein, whose amino-acid sequence is MLNIVFIKDYLNQALSNRPESLSMAFWGNTLFDYLIALFVFIVVVLILRIFKEVIIVELRRLAKRTKTKFDDVIIRMIDSVGWPLYVLLSFYLSFLFLHIPAVVEKYFPTVIFVFMVFYIIKAIQILIDFSTERAMVQDAKDGKIDRPGMRFVGKIIKIIVWAFGLIIILRSFGYNITALAASLGIGGIAIAFALQNVLADIFASFSIDIDRPFKLGDFISIGEEMGKVKSIGIKSTRLQSLQGEELVISNKELTNSRIHNFGQMEKRRAVFILSIAHDTPFKKIEKIPAMIKNILKKIKGVEIDRVYFKELGPYNLGFEVAYFFNSADFDDFVEAREAINFGIKKALDKEKISMVNQAPRIIPKK
- a CDS encoding NDP-sugar synthase, translated to MEAVIMAAGRGERTQPLSSAKQKHLLKVLGKSILEHNLEQLNGLVDTVILVIRPDERCKEIKKIIGRKHKGLKIKYALEQEPLGTADAAKTALPFIGERFLLLNGDDLYSHNDIKKVLEKFPCILVKEVSQPKFFGIVGISNGIVKSFIEKPENSASNLANTGLYYLPKDIFKFSIEKSKRGEYEFTDYIKKFIIKEKLNIQEAEQWIPISFCWHLIEACEALLKKIEGTNQGKIDKNCVVSGNLLIGKGTVVKKGTRIEGPVYIGRNCLIEQNCFIKKFSSIGDRVRIRDGATIDNSIIGDKTEIGPKCFIADSIIGDGSKLGATTTTLNFNEDGQTIKTSAKGKIIDTKRAKLGAVIGDRVITGAGVIISPGKKIWPNKSLVDNQRVVEDIQ
- the pth gene encoding aminoacyl-tRNA hydrolase, producing the protein MILIIGLGNPGLKFKNTRHNIGFEILDQIRKNGDFSVWENKKRLKAKICVGEHGDKKLILAKPQTFMNNSGESLKLLTAFYKIPISELWVVHDDIDLEFGKIRIKNDSGSGGHKGIESIISCLGTKDFKQFKIGILNKKKGKIDTKKFVLQKFTKQELGQLKDIKQESILSLFSAL
- the topA gene encoding type I DNA topoisomerase, whose translation is MAKLIIVESPTKGKTLGNFLGKEYELAASFGHIRDLPKSKLGIDIENNFAPQYVIPTKSRKTVNSLKKLVSNSSQVILATDEDREGEAIAYHLKEILKLKDYQRIVFHEITEKAIKEALKNPRQLYTSLVDSQTARRVLDRIVGYKLSPFLWKKVARGLSAGRVQSAAVRLIAEREREIEKFKAEEYWSIEALLGKIQISKSKTQNKSKTQNPNAEKNQILASLIEKGGKKIPKLGIKAQKEAEEIVDDLKNAVFEIKSIDKKSIKRNPFPPFTTSTLQQTAGQRLRLSSYKTMSLAQNLYERGLITYHRTDSLNLSTESTFAAKKYIIENFGEKYWPGFSRRYKTKSKGAQEAHEAIRPSNPQNDPKKLNLEGAQAKLYELIWSRFVASQMSEAILDSTDVKIEAKNPESRKYIFQARGQILKFEGFLKVYPLQFGENEIPEIKEKEILDLIKLTPSQHFTQPPARYNEPSLIKALEQYGIGRPSTYAPIISTIQRRNYVFKNDQKRFQPSEIGLVVNDLLVEHFPKIVDIDFTAKMEANLDEIAEGKEIWQNVVGDFYKPFAETLAQKEKELSKQEIAEEKTDKICPECGAELIIKLGRFGKFYACTNFPKCRYTESLKDNKLGIQCPKCKIGEVTEKRTKKGKIFYGCNKFPKCDFALWDKPTGKKCEKCGALMIITKRKQTKCSNKECEKTSKKIEK
- a CDS encoding indolepyruvate oxidoreductase subunit beta encodes the protein MKKNNQQFNIVLSGVGGQGLITLGNIIAEAGFLEGNEVKMSELHGLSQRGGSVAVQVRIGKSIFSPLITRGEADLVLAMERSEALKSCCFSSRKRTIFLINDFEIYSPSFGNQKLPALEKIISEIKPFAKEIYSIKASDIVQEHLGLSILAGVFILSGAAHKGLIPLSPANILKAIKENVPTRMELNEKAFYLAKNNFKI